Proteins from a genomic interval of Neisseria arctica:
- a CDS encoding YbdD/YjiX family protein: MSRNILTRIKRLWKTARLTANLMVGVPDYENYVARQRQHNPNAPVMTELQFQDYCRKRRCGASGGRCC, from the coding sequence ATGAGCCGTAATATCCTGACCCGCATCAAACGCTTGTGGAAAACCGCCCGCCTGACGGCCAACCTGATGGTAGGCGTGCCCGATTATGAAAACTACGTTGCCCGCCAACGCCAACATAATCCCAACGCACCGGTGATGACGGAACTGCAATTTCAGGATTATTGCCGCAAACGCCGCTGCGGCGCCAGCGGCGGACGCTGTTGTTAA
- the ppk2 gene encoding polyphosphate kinase 2, with amino-acid sequence MTDHQLKPFEAVDLGDKKDKLAVFEEAVLEHKGRVSNEDSNAAPLPESYPYRTRMSRRVYEKEKKKLQIELLKVQSWVKDSGQRIVSIFEGRDAAGKGGTIKRFMEHLNPRGARVVALEKPTETEKGQWYFQRYIQNLPTAGEMVFFDRSWYNRAGVERVMGFCQPHEYLLFMRQTPEFERMLVSSGIHLFKFWFSVSREEQLRRFISRRDDPLKHWKLSPVDIQSLDRWDDYTEAKNAMFFHTHTGDAPWMVIKSDDKKRARLNCIRAFLHALDYPGKDEQAIGAVDPLIVQMPNTVFKDSDFDVIAD; translated from the coding sequence ATGACCGACCATCAACTAAAACCATTTGAAGCAGTAGATTTGGGCGATAAAAAAGACAAATTGGCGGTTTTCGAAGAAGCTGTTCTGGAGCATAAAGGCCGTGTCAGCAATGAAGACTCAAATGCCGCCCCTCTGCCCGAAAGCTACCCCTACCGCACCCGCATGAGCCGCCGCGTGTATGAGAAAGAAAAGAAAAAACTACAAATCGAGCTTTTAAAAGTACAAAGTTGGGTGAAAGATTCGGGGCAGCGTATCGTCAGCATTTTCGAAGGTCGTGATGCTGCCGGTAAAGGCGGTACCATCAAACGCTTTATGGAGCATCTCAACCCTCGCGGCGCCCGTGTAGTGGCTTTGGAAAAACCGACAGAAACCGAAAAAGGCCAATGGTATTTCCAACGCTATATCCAAAATCTGCCGACCGCCGGCGAAATGGTGTTTTTTGACCGTTCATGGTACAACCGCGCAGGCGTAGAACGCGTAATGGGCTTCTGCCAGCCCCACGAATACCTGCTGTTTATGCGTCAAACTCCCGAATTCGAACGTATGTTGGTAAGCAGCGGTATTCATTTGTTTAAATTCTGGTTCTCCGTAAGCCGCGAAGAACAACTGCGCCGCTTTATCTCACGCCGCGACGATCCCCTAAAGCACTGGAAACTCTCTCCGGTAGATATCCAATCGCTTGACCGCTGGGACGACTATACCGAAGCTAAAAACGCTATGTTCTTCCACACCCATACCGGTGATGCACCGTGGATGGTTATCAAATCGGACGATAAGAAACGCGCCCGTTTGAACTGTATCCGTGCTTTCTTACATGCACTGGACTACCCGGGTAAAGACGAACAAGCCATCGGTGCAGTCGATCCTTTAATCGTACAAATGCCGAACACCGTATTTAAAGACAGCGACTTCGATGTAATTGCCGATTAA
- a CDS encoding bifunctional chorismate-binding protein/class IV aminotransferase has protein sequence MLHFVLFDDAVANRAKLYRQYCYSRFLTAQDLPQLDPVLQAGWAEGLHAVLWADYEFGLPLMGLDAPAAGNLAVHWFAECNPVENPESWLAEQYQADVPAGISMPQSDTDEADYLRAVAAIQEAIARGDTYQINYTTRLHLKAYGSPFKLYHRLRQPVPYAALAALPSESGETNWTLCFSPELFLNIGSDGLIMTEPMKGTAPVLGDGQDKQRAQALQADEKNRAENVMIVDLLRNDLGKIAVTGGVRVPEPFKVSRFGSVWQMTSAVQAQAKPDIGAADIFQAAFPCGSITGAPKRMSMQIIRSIEAAPRGLYTGSIGWLAPCAGGLGFHGTLNVVIRSLQLKPVSDGLYQGIYGVGSGIVADSVGADEYTECRWKARFLNDLQPEFGVFETLRVENRTCRLLAAHIARLRRSSVALNLPLPDTAAADISAYVGALPDIGVYRVKIVLTRKGLSFEHSPCPPLGQEAQYVLVSDTVLPDNDYLRRFKTTYRGIYDAGWQHAVRQGAFDSLFFNRSGFLLEGGRSSVWVKLNGIWHTPAADLDILDGVMRREVLENTQHYLGCRQVCESRITYSQLQNAEAVMLCNALRGMMEVRLKTD, from the coding sequence ATGCTTCATTTTGTATTGTTCGACGATGCTGTGGCCAATCGTGCGAAGTTGTACCGCCAATACTGTTACAGCCGTTTTTTGACCGCACAGGATTTGCCGCAGCTGGATCCTGTTTTACAGGCGGGATGGGCGGAAGGGCTGCACGCGGTATTGTGGGCGGACTATGAATTCGGCTTGCCGCTGATGGGGCTGGATGCGCCGGCGGCGGGAAATTTGGCGGTGCATTGGTTTGCTGAGTGTAACCCTGTTGAAAATCCCGAATCATGGTTGGCAGAACAATACCAAGCAGATGTTCCCGCAGGTATTTCGATGCCGCAGAGCGATACGGATGAGGCGGATTATTTGCGTGCGGTGGCAGCAATCCAAGAAGCGATTGCGCGGGGTGATACCTACCAAATCAATTACACCACGCGCCTGCACTTGAAAGCTTATGGTTCGCCTTTCAAACTCTACCACCGCTTGCGCCAGCCTGTGCCTTATGCGGCTCTGGCGGCTTTGCCGTCTGAAAGTGGTGAAACGAATTGGACTTTATGCTTTTCTCCCGAGCTTTTTCTGAATATCGGTTCAGACGGCCTGATTATGACCGAACCGATGAAAGGAACGGCGCCGGTGTTGGGTGACGGTCAAGACAAACAGCGTGCGCAGGCATTACAGGCCGATGAAAAAAACCGTGCCGAAAACGTTATGATTGTCGACTTGTTACGCAATGATTTGGGCAAAATCGCGGTTACGGGCGGCGTACGTGTGCCGGAACCGTTTAAGGTTTCGCGTTTCGGCAGCGTTTGGCAGATGACCAGTGCGGTTCAGGCGCAAGCTAAGCCGGATATTGGAGCGGCGGATATTTTTCAGGCGGCCTTTCCTTGCGGTTCGATTACGGGCGCGCCCAAGCGTATGAGTATGCAGATTATCCGGTCAATTGAAGCGGCTCCGCGCGGCCTTTATACCGGCAGCATCGGTTGGTTGGCGCCTTGTGCGGGCGGATTGGGTTTTCACGGCACTTTGAATGTAGTGATACGCAGTTTGCAATTAAAGCCGGTTTCAGACGGCCTCTATCAAGGTATTTACGGTGTCGGTTCGGGTATCGTGGCCGATAGCGTGGGGGCGGACGAATATACCGAATGTCGTTGGAAAGCCCGCTTTTTAAATGATTTGCAGCCGGAATTCGGTGTTTTCGAAACATTGCGTGTTGAAAATCGAACCTGCCGGCTGCTTGCGGCGCATATCGCCCGTTTACGGCGCAGTTCCGTAGCGTTGAATCTTCCTTTGCCGGATACGGCCGCTGCTGATATTTCCGCTTATGTGGGGGCGTTGCCTGATATCGGTGTCTACCGTGTAAAAATTGTGCTGACACGGAAGGGATTGTCTTTTGAACATTCACCATGTCCGCCACTTGGGCAGGAAGCGCAATATGTGCTGGTGTCGGATACCGTATTGCCTGATAACGATTACTTACGCCGTTTCAAAACCACATACCGCGGCATTTACGATGCGGGTTGGCAACACGCCGTGCGGCAAGGAGCGTTTGACAGTTTGTTTTTCAACCGCAGTGGTTTTTTGCTTGAGGGCGGACGAAGCTCGGTATGGGTGAAGCTGAACGGTATCTGGCATACTCCGGCTGCCGATTTGGATATTTTAGACGGCGTTATGCGCCGTGAAGTGTTGGAGAACACACAGCATTATTTGGGCTGCAGACAAGTTTGCGAAAGCCGTATTACATACTCGCAGCTGCAAAATGCCGAAGCCGTTATGTTGTGCAATGCTTTACGGGGCATGATGGAAGTACGCTTAAAAACAGATTGA
- a CDS encoding carbon starvation CstA family protein — MKHLKSFLIWGIVVLVGLAAFTTLAMSRGEQVSAVWMVVAAISVYCIAYRFYSLFIAKQVLELDANRLTPAERHNDGLDYVPTHKGVLFGHHFAAIAGAGPLVGPVLAAQMGYLPGTLWIIFGVVFAGAVQDMMVLFVSMRRDGKSLGDIVKQELGTTAGIIASVGIMMIMVIIMAVLALIVVKALAHSPWGTFTIAATMPIALFMGIYTRYIRPGKIGEISIVGFILLMLAIVYGENVAQSSYAHYFDLTGVQLTWAIMIYGFIAAVLPVWLLLTPRDYLSTFLKIGTIVALAVGILIVSPVLEMPAVTKFVDGTGPVFSGDLFPFLFITIACGAVSGFHSLISSGTTPKMLENETHVRMIGYGGMLMESFVAIMALAAASVLDPGIYFAMNSPTALISTDAVQAAQVITNQLGFPVEASTLLHTAKEVGESTILSRAGGAPTLAVGMAHIMSQLIPGEGMMAFWYHFALLFEALFILTAVDAGTRVARFMIQDLGGIFVKSFGNTESLPANLVATFLAVALWGYFLYTGVTDPLGGINSLWPLFGIGNQMLAGVALIMVSVVLVKMKRERYVWVPLTPALLLLFVTCYASLQKLFHSNPKIGFLAHAAKFKEAAARGEVLAPAKDLAQMHKIAFNDYVNSGLTVLFLSVVVIVAFYGLRVALKARKVAWPTSKEVPAVYRNEVKVNEP, encoded by the coding sequence ATGAAACATCTGAAGTCGTTTCTGATTTGGGGCATCGTGGTATTAGTCGGCCTGGCCGCTTTTACTACGCTTGCCATGAGTCGCGGTGAGCAGGTCAGTGCGGTGTGGATGGTAGTTGCCGCCATCTCCGTTTACTGTATCGCATACCGCTTTTACAGCCTCTTTATTGCCAAACAGGTTCTCGAACTTGATGCGAACCGCTTGACACCGGCAGAGCGTCATAACGACGGCTTAGACTATGTTCCGACACATAAAGGCGTTTTATTCGGCCACCACTTCGCCGCCATTGCGGGCGCAGGCCCTTTGGTAGGCCCGGTACTGGCCGCACAAATGGGTTACCTGCCAGGTACCTTATGGATTATCTTTGGCGTGGTTTTTGCCGGTGCCGTGCAAGATATGATGGTGTTATTCGTTTCGATGCGCCGCGATGGTAAATCACTGGGCGATATCGTCAAACAAGAATTGGGAACCACCGCCGGTATCATTGCGTCAGTCGGCATCATGATGATCATGGTCATCATTATGGCCGTATTGGCACTCATCGTAGTGAAAGCACTGGCACACAGCCCATGGGGAACCTTCACCATTGCCGCCACTATGCCGATTGCCCTGTTTATGGGTATTTATACCCGTTATATCCGCCCCGGCAAAATCGGCGAAATCTCCATTGTCGGTTTTATCCTGCTGATGCTGGCAATCGTATACGGCGAAAATGTGGCTCAAAGCTCTTATGCGCACTATTTCGACCTCACCGGCGTACAGCTGACTTGGGCCATTATGATTTACGGTTTTATTGCCGCCGTTTTGCCCGTTTGGCTGTTGCTCACTCCGCGTGATTATCTTTCCACCTTCCTGAAAATCGGTACCATCGTTGCTTTGGCCGTTGGTATTTTGATTGTCAGCCCGGTACTGGAAATGCCTGCGGTCACTAAATTTGTTGACGGTACCGGCCCGGTATTCTCCGGTGATTTGTTCCCCTTCCTATTCATTACCATCGCCTGCGGCGCCGTATCGGGCTTCCATTCCCTAATCTCTTCGGGCACTACCCCGAAAATGCTGGAAAACGAAACCCATGTCCGCATGATCGGCTATGGCGGTATGCTGATGGAAAGCTTCGTAGCAATTATGGCTTTGGCTGCTGCATCCGTATTGGATCCGGGTATTTATTTCGCAATGAACAGCCCTACTGCGCTGATCAGCACCGATGCAGTACAAGCAGCACAAGTGATTACCAACCAACTCGGCTTCCCTGTTGAGGCTTCCACCCTACTGCACACTGCAAAAGAAGTAGGCGAAAGCACGATTCTTTCACGCGCGGGCGGCGCTCCTACCTTGGCCGTAGGTATGGCACACATCATGAGCCAGCTGATTCCCGGCGAAGGTATGATGGCCTTCTGGTATCACTTTGCCCTGCTTTTTGAAGCCTTGTTCATTCTTACCGCCGTGGATGCCGGTACCCGTGTTGCCCGCTTTATGATTCAAGACCTTGGCGGTATTTTCGTCAAATCTTTCGGCAACACCGAATCACTACCTGCCAACTTAGTTGCCACGTTCTTGGCTGTGGCCTTGTGGGGTTATTTCCTATACACAGGTGTAACCGATCCGCTTGGCGGCATCAACTCTTTATGGCCCCTCTTCGGTATCGGTAACCAAATGCTTGCCGGTGTGGCATTGATTATGGTGAGTGTGGTTTTGGTGAAAATGAAACGCGAACGCTATGTATGGGTTCCTCTCACTCCCGCACTGCTACTGTTGTTCGTTACTTGTTACGCCAGCCTGCAAAAACTGTTCCACAGCAATCCGAAAATCGGCTTCTTGGCACATGCTGCCAAATTTAAAGAAGCGGCTGCTCGCGGCGAAGTTCTGGCTCCTGCCAAAGACCTCGCGCAAATGCACAAGATTGCCTTTAACGATTATGTAAACTCTGGCTTAACCGTACTCTTTTTATCGGTAGTGGTAATTGTTGCCTTCTACGGTTTGCGTGTGGCATTGAAAGCCCGTAAAGTAGCATGGCCGACTTCGAAAGAAGTACCTGCCGTATATCGTAATGAGGTAAAAGTTAATGAGCCGTAA